One genomic segment of Salminus brasiliensis chromosome 6, fSalBra1.hap2, whole genome shotgun sequence includes these proteins:
- the dffb gene encoding DNA fragmentation factor subunit beta isoform X1, with protein sequence MPKREEKPKLVKMRRVGQARKFGVAAMTLEELVKKGSKLFQISASKEKLQCCLFEDGTVLTEDYFQHLPDNTEVVLLSAGQSWSGSVVYDIGQVLGLDRHTDELISAAKNLLMDDGKELPAKRRKLLGDLLYNLKDSAELESRVDDEGWFEGIDSRFKTKSAYMKYNCEQRIRGYLKEVDGHAQTIQNAKKKAEYKKLVVSMAERLKSLRYHGCYFDRTEKERNRLCTNEGWFTCQGAFDQEKCGSLHSINPYGNRESRILFSTWNLDHRIEKKRTVIPAIVDALHGNKSSDINMDYFYKLLFTRENLKLVHIVCHKKGAHDLTCDSRQFYKQAKKTSR encoded by the exons ATGCCGAAGCGAGAGGAGAAGCCCAAACTGGTGAAAATGAGGAGAGTCGGACAGGCTAGGAAGTTCGGGGTAGCCGCGATGACCCTGGAAGAGCTGGTCAAGAAGGGGAGCAAGTTATTTCAG ATCTCTGCCTCGAAGGAGAAGCTGCAGTGCTGTCTGTTTGAGGACGGGACAGTGCTGACGGAGGACTACTTCCAGCACCTTCCCGACAACACTGAAGTAgttctgctgtctgctggtcAGAGCTGGAGCGGCT CAGTAGTTTACGACATCGGCCAAGTTCTGGGTttggacagacacacagacgaGCTCATCAGTGCAGCCAAAAACCTGCTGATGGATGATGGTAAAGAGCTTCCTGCTAAAAGGAGAAAACTGCTGGGGGATCTTCTGTACAATCTGAAAGACAGCGCAGAGCTGGAGAGCAGGGTGGACGATGAGGGCTGGTTTGAAG GCATCGACTCAAGATTTAAGACCAAGTCTGCATATATGAAATACAACTGTGAACAAAGGATACGAGGCTACCTGAAAGAG GTGGATGGGCATGCTCAGACTATTCAGAACGCTAAGAAGAAAGCTGAATATAAGAAGTTGGTGGTGAGCATGGCGGAACGGCTGAAATCTCTGCGTTATCACGGTTGCTACTTTGACAGGACAGAGAAGGAACGAAATCGCCTCTGCACTAACGAAGGATGGTTCACCTGCCAG GGTGCCTTTGATCAGGAGAAGTGTGGGTCTCTTCATTCAATAAACCCATACGGCAACCGGGAGAGCAGAATTCTCTTTAGCACCTGGAATCTGGACCACAG GATCGAGAAGAAAAGAACAGTCATACCGGCCATTGTTGATGCTCTTCACGGTAACAAGAGTAGTGACATAAACATGGACTATTTCTACAAACTGCTGTTCACTCGAGAAAATCTCAAACTGGTTCACATCGTCTGCCACAAGAAAGGGGCTCATGACTTAACATGTGATTCACGGCAGTTTTACAAACAGGCTAAAAAGACTTCAAGGTGA
- the dffb gene encoding DNA fragmentation factor subunit beta isoform X2: MPKREEKPKLVKMRRVGQARKFGVAAMTLEELVKKGSKLFQISASKEKLQCCLFEDGTVLTEDYFQHLPDNTEVVLLSAGQSWSGLVYDIGQVLGLDRHTDELISAAKNLLMDDGKELPAKRRKLLGDLLYNLKDSAELESRVDDEGWFEGIDSRFKTKSAYMKYNCEQRIRGYLKEVDGHAQTIQNAKKKAEYKKLVVSMAERLKSLRYHGCYFDRTEKERNRLCTNEGWFTCQGAFDQEKCGSLHSINPYGNRESRILFSTWNLDHRIEKKRTVIPAIVDALHGNKSSDINMDYFYKLLFTRENLKLVHIVCHKKGAHDLTCDSRQFYKQAKKTSR, from the exons ATGCCGAAGCGAGAGGAGAAGCCCAAACTGGTGAAAATGAGGAGAGTCGGACAGGCTAGGAAGTTCGGGGTAGCCGCGATGACCCTGGAAGAGCTGGTCAAGAAGGGGAGCAAGTTATTTCAG ATCTCTGCCTCGAAGGAGAAGCTGCAGTGCTGTCTGTTTGAGGACGGGACAGTGCTGACGGAGGACTACTTCCAGCACCTTCCCGACAACACTGAAGTAgttctgctgtctgctggtcAGAGCTGGAGCGGCT TAGTTTACGACATCGGCCAAGTTCTGGGTttggacagacacacagacgaGCTCATCAGTGCAGCCAAAAACCTGCTGATGGATGATGGTAAAGAGCTTCCTGCTAAAAGGAGAAAACTGCTGGGGGATCTTCTGTACAATCTGAAAGACAGCGCAGAGCTGGAGAGCAGGGTGGACGATGAGGGCTGGTTTGAAG GCATCGACTCAAGATTTAAGACCAAGTCTGCATATATGAAATACAACTGTGAACAAAGGATACGAGGCTACCTGAAAGAG GTGGATGGGCATGCTCAGACTATTCAGAACGCTAAGAAGAAAGCTGAATATAAGAAGTTGGTGGTGAGCATGGCGGAACGGCTGAAATCTCTGCGTTATCACGGTTGCTACTTTGACAGGACAGAGAAGGAACGAAATCGCCTCTGCACTAACGAAGGATGGTTCACCTGCCAG GGTGCCTTTGATCAGGAGAAGTGTGGGTCTCTTCATTCAATAAACCCATACGGCAACCGGGAGAGCAGAATTCTCTTTAGCACCTGGAATCTGGACCACAG GATCGAGAAGAAAAGAACAGTCATACCGGCCATTGTTGATGCTCTTCACGGTAACAAGAGTAGTGACATAAACATGGACTATTTCTACAAACTGCTGTTCACTCGAGAAAATCTCAAACTGGTTCACATCGTCTGCCACAAGAAAGGGGCTCATGACTTAACATGTGATTCACGGCAGTTTTACAAACAGGCTAAAAAGACTTCAAGGTGA
- the ifrd2 gene encoding interferon-related developmental regulator 2 isoform X2 produces the protein MPRSKKGKRGGSSGKGKNGGRGESGASDDDLASDVLSHYSSASESASVLDEGTGEVVDEQTAQEETEDKLKQCIDNLMDKSAKTRLAALTSLRSAFSSRVLYEFLLERRLTISDCLERSLKKGGGEEQAAAATLCALLCVQLGGGVEGEEGFKILRPILSSILIDSCASLSARQSCARALGMCCYVSASDDIDDLLKCMGHLESVFVSAYPLADGSLPSVKAGTPALHSAALQAWALLCTLCPTSRIESMVNYHLPRLQACLDSSEVNFRIAVGETIALLYELGRDIDEEFEYEDCDTLCENLKGLATDGNKHRAKNDRRKQRSIFREVLHYIESEEFSDEKIRFGVEMIYIDGWMRRRIYDAFKEVLESGVSHHLQFNPLLRDIFGLGAPLILDSSVKASRISRTERHLFNSAAFKARTKLRNKVRDKRADVM, from the exons ATGCCACGGAGCAAAAAAGGGAAACGTGGTGGCAGTTCAGGCAAGG gGAAGAATGGAGGGAGAGGGGAATCTGGAGCCAGTGATGATGATTTGGCATCAGATGTGCTCAGTCACTACAGCAGTGCCAGCGAGAGTGCCTCAGTGCTGGACGAGGGGACAG GTGAGGTGGTGGATGAACAGACCGCTCAGGAAGAAACGGAAGATAAACTGAAACAGTGCATCGACAACCTGATGGACAAgag TGCAAAGACGCGTCTTGCGGCATTGACGAGTTTGCGCTCTGCCTTCTCCTCCCGAGTTCTGTATGAATTTCTACTGGAGAGACGCCTCACCATCAGCGACTGCCTTGAGCGGAGCCTAAAGAAAG GTGGAGGGGAGGAGCAGGCTGCAGCAGCTACACTGTGTGCTCTTCTCTGTGTACAGCTGGGAGGTGGGGTTGAAGGGGAGGAGGGCTTTAAGATACTTCGTCCCATCCTCAGCTCCATCCTGATTGACAGCTGTGCTAGCCTGTCAGCTCGTCAGAGT TGCGCTCGTGCGTTGGGCATGTGCTGCTATGTATCTGCGTCAGACGACATTGAT GACTTGTTGAAGTGCATGGGGCATTTGGAGAGCGTCTTTGTCAGTGCATACCCGCTGGCTGATGGTAGCTTACCCTCTGTGAAAGCTGGAACTCCAGCGCTCCACAGTGCCGCCCTACAGGCCTGGGCGCTACTCTGCACACTGTGTCCCACCTCCCGCATCGAAAGCATGGTTAACTA TCATTTGCCACGGCTGCAGGCTTGTTTAGACAGCAGCGAGGTGAACTTCAGGATTGCGGTGGGTGAGACCATTGCTCTGCTGTATGAACTGGGACGAGACATTGACGAG GAGTTTGAGTATGAGGACTGTGACACGCTGTGTGAGAATTTGAAAGGTTTGGCCACAGACGGCAACAAGCATCGGGCCAAGAATGACCGGCGGAAACAACGTTCCATCTTCCGTGAGGTCCTGCATTACATTGAG AGTGAAGAATTCTCAGACGAAAAGATTCGCTTTGGGGTTGAGATGATCTACATTGATGGCTGGATGCGTCGCCGAATCTATGATGCCTTTAAAGAGGTGCTGGAGTCTGGTGTCAGCCACCACCTACAG TTCAAcccactgctgagagacatttTTGGACTTGGCGCTCCTCTCATTCTGGACTCTTCCGTCAAGGCCAGCAGGATCTCCCGCACAGAGAGG CATCTTTTTAACTCTGCTGCGTTCAAAGCTCGGACGAAACTACGGAACAAAGTGAGGGACAAGCGAGCAGACGTGATGTAA
- the ifrd2 gene encoding interferon-related developmental regulator 2 isoform X1, translated as MPRSKKGKRGGSSGKGSLRQEVLQLQLSAKTALSRPGKNGGRGESGASDDDLASDVLSHYSSASESASVLDEGTGEVVDEQTAQEETEDKLKQCIDNLMDKSAKTRLAALTSLRSAFSSRVLYEFLLERRLTISDCLERSLKKGGGEEQAAAATLCALLCVQLGGGVEGEEGFKILRPILSSILIDSCASLSARQSCARALGMCCYVSASDDIDDLLKCMGHLESVFVSAYPLADGSLPSVKAGTPALHSAALQAWALLCTLCPTSRIESMVNYHLPRLQACLDSSEVNFRIAVGETIALLYELGRDIDEEFEYEDCDTLCENLKGLATDGNKHRAKNDRRKQRSIFREVLHYIESEEFSDEKIRFGVEMIYIDGWMRRRIYDAFKEVLESGVSHHLQFNPLLRDIFGLGAPLILDSSVKASRISRTERHLFNSAAFKARTKLRNKVRDKRADVM; from the exons ATGCCACGGAGCAAAAAAGGGAAACGTGGTGGCAGTTCAGGCAAGG GCTCACTTCGACAAGAAGTACTTCAGTTGCAGCTGTCAGCCAAGACTGCGCTGTCACGTCCAG gGAAGAATGGAGGGAGAGGGGAATCTGGAGCCAGTGATGATGATTTGGCATCAGATGTGCTCAGTCACTACAGCAGTGCCAGCGAGAGTGCCTCAGTGCTGGACGAGGGGACAG GTGAGGTGGTGGATGAACAGACCGCTCAGGAAGAAACGGAAGATAAACTGAAACAGTGCATCGACAACCTGATGGACAAgag TGCAAAGACGCGTCTTGCGGCATTGACGAGTTTGCGCTCTGCCTTCTCCTCCCGAGTTCTGTATGAATTTCTACTGGAGAGACGCCTCACCATCAGCGACTGCCTTGAGCGGAGCCTAAAGAAAG GTGGAGGGGAGGAGCAGGCTGCAGCAGCTACACTGTGTGCTCTTCTCTGTGTACAGCTGGGAGGTGGGGTTGAAGGGGAGGAGGGCTTTAAGATACTTCGTCCCATCCTCAGCTCCATCCTGATTGACAGCTGTGCTAGCCTGTCAGCTCGTCAGAGT TGCGCTCGTGCGTTGGGCATGTGCTGCTATGTATCTGCGTCAGACGACATTGAT GACTTGTTGAAGTGCATGGGGCATTTGGAGAGCGTCTTTGTCAGTGCATACCCGCTGGCTGATGGTAGCTTACCCTCTGTGAAAGCTGGAACTCCAGCGCTCCACAGTGCCGCCCTACAGGCCTGGGCGCTACTCTGCACACTGTGTCCCACCTCCCGCATCGAAAGCATGGTTAACTA TCATTTGCCACGGCTGCAGGCTTGTTTAGACAGCAGCGAGGTGAACTTCAGGATTGCGGTGGGTGAGACCATTGCTCTGCTGTATGAACTGGGACGAGACATTGACGAG GAGTTTGAGTATGAGGACTGTGACACGCTGTGTGAGAATTTGAAAGGTTTGGCCACAGACGGCAACAAGCATCGGGCCAAGAATGACCGGCGGAAACAACGTTCCATCTTCCGTGAGGTCCTGCATTACATTGAG AGTGAAGAATTCTCAGACGAAAAGATTCGCTTTGGGGTTGAGATGATCTACATTGATGGCTGGATGCGTCGCCGAATCTATGATGCCTTTAAAGAGGTGCTGGAGTCTGGTGTCAGCCACCACCTACAG TTCAAcccactgctgagagacatttTTGGACTTGGCGCTCCTCTCATTCTGGACTCTTCCGTCAAGGCCAGCAGGATCTCCCGCACAGAGAGG CATCTTTTTAACTCTGCTGCGTTCAAAGCTCGGACGAAACTACGGAACAAAGTGAGGGACAAGCGAGCAGACGTGATGTAA